A window from Limisphaera ngatamarikiensis encodes these proteins:
- a CDS encoding UDP-N-acetylglucosamine 2-epimerase, which yields MHRAQNMDEPRTLSGILEGLRRVSGWLPVVLPLHPRAINVVERNGLQTDGLRLLDPLSYLDHACLEEACGLILSDSGAVQKEAWWLGVPSVTLREEIEWVDTIQAGANRLAGADPDRIVEAVGHCLTPAAAAPLALQPCRLHQDHEPTTGPRGFGNRLKRRLFWSGLSHRVPCSSIHHAAPRRGRPMHVADKEQT from the coding sequence GTGCATCGGGCGCAGAACATGGATGAACCACGGACGCTCTCGGGCATTCTCGAGGGGCTGCGCCGGGTGAGCGGCTGGCTACCAGTGGTGTTGCCGCTGCATCCCAGGGCCATAAATGTCGTGGAACGCAACGGTCTGCAAACGGACGGCCTCCGCCTGTTGGATCCCCTCTCCTACCTCGACCATGCTTGTCTTGAAGAAGCATGCGGCCTGATCTTGAGCGACTCTGGCGCCGTGCAGAAGGAGGCTTGGTGGTTGGGCGTTCCCTCCGTGACCCTGCGTGAGGAAATCGAATGGGTAGACACCATACAAGCGGGTGCGAATCGCCTCGCGGGCGCTGACCCCGACCGAATCGTGGAAGCAGTCGGCCATTGTTTGACCCCGGCGGCAGCAGCACCATTGGCCCTCCAACCCTGCCGCCTCCACCAGGATCATGAACCTACTACCGGACCGCGCGGTTTTGGCAACCGGCTGAAACGCAGGTTGTTCTGGAGCGGACTCTCCCATCGCGTCCCTTGCAGCTCCATCCACCATGCCGCCCCACGAAGAGGCCGCCCCATGCATGTCGCGGACAAAGAGCAAACCTGA
- a CDS encoding DegT/DnrJ/EryC1/StrS family aminotransferase, translating into MQFIDLQAQYRAYRDEIHRRIQAVLDHGQFILGPEVTELETELARYVGVRHCITVASGTDSLEIALRALGIGPGDEVVTVPFTWISTAETIALVGARPVFVDIEPDTYNLNPDLLEAAITPRTRALMPVSLFGQMPDIERINEIAARHGLPVIEDAAQSFGATRHGRRSCGVTTIGSTSFFPAKTLGCYGDGGALFTNDDALATRMRAIRNHGGLQRHHHTLVGMNGRFDTLQAAVILAKLPHFDEELRRRRQVAARYDAALRPLLDLPHAVPVVAPGNTHVYAQYTIRVRDRDQVAARMKEQGIPTAVYYPKCLHEQPVFAGLGYRPGDFPVAERAAREVLSLPMHPFLTEEDQDRVIEALARALRSPSTPSS; encoded by the coding sequence CGAAATCCACCGCCGCATCCAGGCCGTGCTCGACCACGGCCAGTTCATCCTCGGTCCCGAGGTGACCGAGCTCGAGACCGAACTGGCCCGGTACGTCGGCGTCCGTCACTGCATCACCGTCGCCAGCGGCACCGACAGCCTCGAAATCGCCCTCCGCGCCCTCGGCATCGGCCCCGGAGACGAGGTCGTCACCGTCCCCTTCACCTGGATCAGCACCGCCGAAACCATCGCCCTGGTCGGGGCCCGACCCGTCTTCGTGGACATCGAGCCGGACACGTACAACCTCAACCCCGACCTCCTCGAAGCCGCCATCACGCCCCGCACCCGCGCCCTCATGCCCGTCAGCCTGTTCGGTCAGATGCCCGACATCGAGCGGATCAACGAAATCGCCGCCCGACACGGCCTGCCGGTCATCGAGGATGCCGCCCAGAGTTTCGGTGCCACCCGTCACGGCCGCCGCAGTTGCGGCGTCACCACCATCGGCAGCACCAGCTTCTTCCCGGCCAAAACCCTGGGCTGTTACGGCGACGGCGGCGCGTTGTTCACCAACGACGATGCCCTGGCCACCCGCATGCGCGCCATTCGCAACCACGGCGGTCTCCAACGGCATCACCACACCCTCGTGGGCATGAACGGGCGGTTCGACACCCTCCAGGCGGCGGTAATCCTGGCCAAACTGCCCCACTTCGACGAGGAACTGCGTCGGCGCCGCCAGGTGGCCGCCCGGTACGACGCCGCCCTGCGCCCCTTGCTGGACCTCCCCCATGCCGTCCCTGTGGTCGCCCCGGGCAACACCCACGTCTACGCCCAGTACACCATCCGGGTGCGCGATCGCGATCAGGTGGCCGCGCGCATGAAGGAACAGGGCATTCCCACCGCGGTCTACTATCCCAAATGCCTGCACGAGCAACCCGTGTTCGCCGGGCTGGGTTATCGCCCCGGGGACTTCCCCGTGGCCGAACGCGCCGCGCGCGAGGTGCTCAGCCTCCCCATGCACCCCTTCCTGACCGAGGAGGATCAGGATCGGGTCATCGAGGCCCTCGCCCGCGCCCTCCGCAGCCCGTCCACACCGTCGTCCTGA
- a CDS encoding lipopolysaccharide biosynthesis protein, protein MKGVLSIAGGTAIAQAITVLTAPILTRLYTPEQMGVWGLFLSFVGVASIAATLRYELAIVAANSDADANALTKSCLILTAACAPVSALVLEAMRRAGSFHYSDLPSWAPACAAIAVFGSACGSTLRFYAARLSAFTLVGRFTVLQAVARPALQVLLSPLGTLGLLGGEAAGRCIGLSAYRKHLANLRHTTSLTRTLVIYRQFPLIQLPSSLLSTAALLAQVPVFASIYGTQIAGYLALSQRVVAMPVALLGSAIADVFYARAGDLARTEPALLRRYVLRTAAHLLLLILPLAAALLIAGPHLVAAIFGDAWAPSGQILCIFAPLMVAQFTVSSVSRAIYLTQKQHFRLLYDIAALCAQFLILLIRPEDWRTAVYILSYSGTVLYVLFFVLLLHTLEPQAIRRATTASNP, encoded by the coding sequence TTGAAGGGCGTTCTCTCCATTGCTGGCGGCACGGCCATTGCCCAGGCGATCACCGTCCTTACGGCTCCCATTTTGACGCGCTTGTACACTCCGGAGCAGATGGGCGTCTGGGGATTGTTCCTCAGCTTTGTTGGTGTAGCCTCCATTGCCGCCACACTGCGTTATGAACTGGCCATTGTTGCCGCCAACTCCGATGCGGATGCCAACGCCCTGACCAAATCCTGTCTAATACTCACTGCAGCCTGCGCACCGGTGAGTGCTCTCGTCCTCGAAGCGATGAGAAGGGCGGGCTCATTCCACTACTCCGACCTCCCCAGTTGGGCGCCTGCCTGCGCAGCAATAGCTGTATTTGGATCCGCCTGCGGGAGTACGCTCAGATTTTATGCCGCCCGCCTCTCGGCCTTTACTCTAGTGGGCCGCTTCACGGTCCTTCAGGCCGTTGCCCGGCCGGCCCTTCAGGTGCTTCTCTCTCCCCTCGGCACCCTCGGCCTGTTGGGGGGCGAGGCCGCCGGCAGATGTATCGGCCTTTCAGCTTACAGAAAGCACCTTGCCAACCTGCGCCATACCACGTCCTTGACCCGAACGCTCGTGATCTACAGGCAGTTCCCACTCATCCAACTACCCTCCTCACTGCTAAGCACGGCAGCCTTACTGGCACAGGTCCCGGTGTTTGCTTCGATCTATGGAACGCAAATCGCCGGGTATCTAGCACTATCACAGCGGGTCGTTGCGATGCCCGTTGCACTCCTTGGCTCTGCCATCGCCGATGTCTTTTACGCCCGCGCAGGAGACCTCGCGCGCACTGAGCCCGCCCTTCTACGGCGCTACGTCCTCCGCACGGCAGCCCACCTGCTCCTCCTGATTCTACCGCTGGCAGCAGCCCTCCTTATCGCTGGTCCACACTTGGTCGCGGCGATCTTCGGGGACGCTTGGGCCCCATCGGGCCAGATCCTGTGCATCTTTGCGCCGCTCATGGTCGCGCAGTTCACCGTAAGCTCCGTGAGTCGCGCGATCTACTTGACCCAGAAACAGCACTTTCGTCTGCTCTATGACATTGCGGCTTTGTGCGCTCAGTTTCTGATTCTCCTGATAAGGCCCGAAGACTGGCGGACTGCTGTCTATATCCTATCGTATTCAGGAACGGTATTGTACGTTCTCTTCTTCGTCCTTCTACTGCATACGCTTGAACCGCAGGCTATCCGCAGAGCAACTACGGCCTCCAACCCGTAA
- a CDS encoding glycosyltransferase family 4 protein, producing the protein MSRIILIASWSGAPKDGRRLRHYFLLRELATQYGWQATLVAENTRLAWARLTLEHEGLEVLYLPALPVLGSAGGLLRPIIRAINMVLFLLTILPTFVLRGLLRHPAVFWGSSPHPANAVAAFIFSALTRQPFIYEVRDPWPELLSELGYTKPNSLAYRILVALDAFLKRRAALVIGVTPACLARSPDERPRMIIPQTLPNDAIARYGNLKSQLKPRVAIRQLYCGGGIGKAHGISTLLDALQLLRSRKPQLSFTLLLRCQAGTIPPLREAIHQRDLFAHVRLEPLVDYETHLLDLALSGYALLHLDSLPSLRTGISSNKLLDAFLVGTPVILAADAENNVVERSGAGFICRPGRPDELAEVLARALTLPDDAYWNLVDRALAFRDQHLVMKPYTDSLHEHLRSISGMPSTMSGFSTREDKRSAS; encoded by the coding sequence ATGAGCCGCATTATCCTCATAGCATCTTGGTCTGGCGCACCAAAGGATGGTCGTCGTCTTCGCCACTACTTCCTGCTGCGGGAATTGGCGACGCAATACGGGTGGCAGGCCACCCTGGTCGCGGAGAATACCCGACTCGCGTGGGCACGCCTGACCCTCGAACACGAGGGTCTCGAAGTACTCTACCTTCCTGCCCTGCCTGTGCTCGGCTCGGCAGGCGGCCTGCTTCGCCCCATCATTCGAGCCATCAACATGGTTTTATTCCTTCTCACCATTCTGCCCACTTTTGTTCTGCGCGGCTTGCTCAGGCACCCGGCGGTGTTTTGGGGTAGCTCTCCTCACCCCGCAAACGCCGTCGCCGCCTTCATCTTTTCCGCGCTCACCCGCCAGCCATTCATATACGAGGTTCGCGATCCGTGGCCGGAACTGCTGAGTGAGCTTGGATACACCAAGCCCAACAGCCTGGCATACCGAATCCTGGTCGCCCTCGACGCTTTCCTCAAGCGGCGAGCAGCCCTGGTCATTGGCGTGACACCTGCCTGCCTGGCGCGGTCACCTGACGAACGACCGCGCATGATCATCCCGCAGACACTACCCAATGACGCGATTGCTCGCTACGGGAACCTTAAGAGCCAGCTCAAACCTCGCGTAGCAATACGCCAGCTTTATTGCGGAGGAGGCATCGGGAAGGCCCATGGAATCTCCACCCTACTCGATGCACTCCAGCTCCTCCGATCCCGTAAGCCACAGCTCTCATTTACCCTCCTCCTCCGATGTCAGGCAGGGACTATACCACCCCTGCGCGAGGCCATACATCAGCGCGACCTTTTTGCCCATGTACGGCTTGAACCACTGGTTGACTACGAGACGCACCTCCTAGACCTTGCGCTGAGCGGCTATGCGTTGCTGCATCTCGATTCTTTGCCCAGCCTGCGCACCGGCATAAGTAGCAACAAACTGTTGGACGCCTTCCTCGTTGGCACGCCTGTGATCCTCGCCGCTGATGCTGAGAATAATGTTGTCGAGAGGTCGGGAGCCGGCTTCATTTGTAGGCCAGGCCGTCCCGATGAGCTCGCAGAGGTTCTTGCAAGGGCGCTAACCCTTCCGGACGATGCTTACTGGAACCTGGTAGACAGAGCATTGGCGTTCCGGGATCAGCATCTTGTCATGAAGCCATATACCGACTCGCTCCATGAACACCTGCGCAGCATTTCTGGAATGCCGTCGACCATGTCCGGGTTTTCAACGCGGGAAGACAAACGTTCAGCCTCATAA
- a CDS encoding DapH/DapD/GlmU-related protein, whose translation MPINLWIVNVFFQRILQINGSIPWQVHFTSRVTGNITIGRNVWKSFALSGGCYIQGINGVEIGDDTIFAPGVKIISANHDPRDYSRWIPAPPIRIGKRCWIGANAVILPGVQLGDDVIVGAGAVVTKSFPSGSVLVGVPARPLERGTAVTIRASG comes from the coding sequence GTGCCCATCAACCTCTGGATTGTGAACGTGTTCTTCCAGCGGATTCTGCAGATCAACGGCAGCATACCATGGCAGGTCCATTTCACATCACGCGTAACGGGCAACATCACAATAGGCCGCAACGTGTGGAAGTCCTTCGCCCTTAGCGGCGGATGTTACATTCAGGGGATCAACGGCGTGGAGATCGGCGACGACACTATCTTTGCACCAGGGGTCAAAATCATCTCAGCCAACCATGATCCCCGAGACTACTCCCGCTGGATCCCTGCGCCCCCGATTCGCATAGGCAAGCGTTGCTGGATTGGCGCCAACGCGGTGATCCTGCCCGGTGTTCAGCTGGGCGACGATGTTATAGTCGGCGCCGGTGCCGTGGTCACCAAAAGCTTCCCATCGGGCAGCGTGTTGGTTGGGGTCCCCGCCCGTCCTCTCGAGCGTGGCACGGCTGTCACGATTCGAGCTTCCGGTTGA
- the wecB gene encoding non-hydrolyzing UDP-N-acetylglucosamine 2-epimerase yields the protein MKVVSVVGARPQFIKAAAVSRVLRAEPGVREVLVHTGQHYDDNMSRVFFEELEIPEPDYHLGIGGGTHGQNTGRMLEAIEEVLLQEKPDWVLVYGDTDSTLAGALAAVKLHIPVAHVEAGLRSFNRRMPEEINRVLTDHAADLLFAPTETAVKNLLREGIPEDRIHLVGDVMYDAALYYGARAERESRILERLGLHPKGYALATVHRAENTDDPERLGAILEALAEVHRELPVVFPVHPRTRKRVEAFGLGGYLERVLALEPVGYLDMVMLEKNARLIATDSGGVQKEAFFYRVPCVTLREETEWLELVELGWNRLCPPCDPEAIVSCIWSPARSTHACPLGAEL from the coding sequence GTGAAGGTGGTGAGCGTTGTCGGTGCCCGCCCCCAGTTCATCAAGGCGGCGGCGGTTTCCCGGGTCCTCCGGGCCGAGCCGGGGGTCCGGGAGGTGCTGGTCCATACCGGCCAGCACTACGACGACAATATGAGCCGGGTCTTCTTTGAGGAGCTGGAGATCCCCGAGCCCGATTATCACCTGGGCATCGGAGGCGGCACCCACGGACAGAACACGGGCCGGATGCTGGAGGCCATTGAGGAGGTGCTCCTCCAGGAAAAGCCCGACTGGGTGCTGGTCTACGGCGACACCGACAGCACCCTCGCCGGGGCCCTGGCGGCGGTAAAGCTCCACATCCCCGTGGCCCACGTGGAGGCGGGCCTGCGCTCCTTCAACCGCAGGATGCCGGAGGAGATCAACCGGGTGCTCACGGACCACGCCGCCGACCTCCTCTTTGCCCCTACCGAGACGGCGGTGAAGAACCTTCTCCGGGAGGGCATCCCGGAGGATAGAATCCACCTGGTGGGCGACGTGATGTACGACGCCGCCCTCTACTACGGGGCCAGGGCCGAGCGGGAAAGCCGGATCCTCGAGCGCCTGGGGCTCCACCCCAAGGGCTACGCTCTGGCCACCGTGCACCGGGCCGAGAACACCGATGATCCCGAGCGGCTTGGGGCCATCCTCGAGGCCCTGGCCGAGGTCCACCGTGAGCTTCCCGTGGTCTTCCCCGTGCACCCCAGGACCCGGAAACGGGTCGAGGCCTTCGGGCTCGGGGGCTACCTGGAGCGGGTGCTGGCCCTGGAGCCCGTGGGCTACCTGGACATGGTGATGCTGGAGAAGAACGCCCGCCTCATCGCCACCGACTCCGGTGGGGTGCAAAAGGAGGCCTTCTTCTATCGGGTGCCCTGTGTCACCCTGCGAGAGGAAACGGAGTGGCTTGAGCTCGTGGAGCTGGGGTGGAACCGCCTGTGTCCTCCCTGCGATCCTGAAGCCATCGTTTCTTGCATTTGGTCCCCGGCTCGCTCCACCCATGCTTGTCCTCTAGGCGCTGAGCTCTAA
- a CDS encoding Gfo/Idh/MocA family oxidoreductase yields MDATNVTVGLIGAGYWGRNLARCFHQLGVLHTICDPAPHLLAGYREQYPGVRLMPDAATVWDDPSITAVAIAAPAALHFELARRALEAGKDVFVEKPLCLRLDEGRQLIELAAARNRILMVGHLLQYHPCIQKLRELVRDGVLGRLHYITSNRLNLGKFRREENALWSFAPHDLSVILALAGHRLPCRVRCTGESYLNHGVADTTLTTLRFDQHLCAHVYVSWLNPFKEQKLTVVGSDGMAVFDDTRPWPEKLILYRQYLKWADGQVPTPSRSAGELVPVTEGEPLALECRHFLECCRRRQPPLTDGHEGLRVLSVLDAAQRSLDRDGEATEPRPVTGPDAGGAAPPAVAAAGAVAPVAGSNGVFIHPTAVVDPGAQIGSGTRIWHFTHVCAGARIGNNCVLGQNCFVADGVVLGNNVKVQNNVSLYTGVVVEDDVFLGPSCVLTNVTNPRAQVNRHALYEKTVIRRGATVGANATIVCGVTIGRYAFIAAGAVVTRDVPDYALMVGVPARQRGWMSRHGHPLPTPDAEGVMRCPETGFRYREVAPGRLQCLDLDEEAPLPPDLRAGRRPYREFNP; encoded by the coding sequence ATGGATGCGACCAACGTCACCGTGGGATTGATCGGCGCGGGGTATTGGGGTCGGAACCTCGCGCGGTGTTTCCATCAACTGGGCGTGCTGCACACCATTTGCGATCCGGCGCCCCATCTGCTGGCGGGGTACCGCGAACAATATCCGGGCGTTCGACTCATGCCGGACGCCGCGACGGTGTGGGACGATCCCTCGATCACCGCGGTGGCCATTGCCGCCCCTGCGGCGTTGCATTTCGAGCTGGCCCGTCGCGCGCTCGAAGCCGGCAAGGACGTGTTCGTCGAAAAACCGCTGTGCCTGCGCCTGGACGAGGGCCGGCAACTGATCGAACTGGCGGCCGCGCGCAACCGGATCCTCATGGTCGGTCACCTGCTCCAGTACCATCCCTGCATCCAAAAGCTGCGGGAACTGGTTCGGGACGGTGTCCTGGGCCGTTTGCATTACATCACCTCCAACCGGCTCAACCTGGGCAAGTTCCGTCGGGAGGAGAATGCCCTCTGGAGTTTCGCCCCGCACGACCTGTCGGTCATCCTCGCCCTGGCCGGTCACCGGTTGCCGTGCCGGGTCCGTTGCACCGGGGAATCGTATCTCAACCATGGCGTGGCCGACACCACCCTCACCACCCTGCGATTCGACCAACACCTTTGCGCCCACGTTTATGTCAGCTGGCTGAACCCATTCAAGGAACAGAAGCTGACCGTGGTGGGGTCGGACGGCATGGCCGTGTTCGACGACACCCGGCCCTGGCCCGAGAAACTGATCCTGTACCGGCAATATCTCAAATGGGCGGATGGACAGGTCCCCACCCCCAGCCGGTCGGCGGGCGAACTTGTACCGGTGACGGAGGGCGAACCGCTGGCCCTGGAATGCCGGCATTTCCTCGAGTGCTGCCGCCGCCGACAACCCCCGCTGACCGACGGCCACGAGGGCCTGCGGGTCCTGTCAGTGCTGGACGCGGCGCAACGGAGCTTGGACCGCGATGGAGAGGCCACCGAACCCCGGCCGGTGACCGGTCCCGACGCCGGCGGTGCGGCGCCCCCGGCGGTTGCGGCGGCTGGAGCCGTTGCCCCGGTGGCGGGGTCAAACGGCGTGTTCATTCATCCGACGGCCGTGGTGGATCCCGGGGCACAGATCGGGTCGGGCACCCGGATCTGGCACTTCACGCATGTTTGTGCCGGGGCACGGATTGGCAACAACTGCGTCCTGGGCCAGAACTGTTTCGTGGCCGACGGGGTGGTGCTGGGCAACAATGTCAAGGTCCAGAACAACGTGTCGCTCTACACGGGTGTTGTGGTGGAGGACGACGTGTTCCTGGGACCCTCCTGTGTCCTGACCAACGTGACGAACCCGAGGGCGCAGGTGAATCGTCACGCACTGTATGAAAAGACGGTGATCCGGCGCGGCGCAACCGTGGGAGCGAATGCCACCATCGTTTGCGGGGTTACGATCGGCCGGTACGCCTTCATTGCCGCCGGCGCGGTGGTGACCCGGGACGTGCCCGACTACGCGCTCATGGTTGGGGTGCCCGCCCGGCAACGCGGATGGATGAGCCGACATGGTCATCCCCTGCCGACACCGGATGCGGAGGGGGTGATGCGGTGTCCGGAGACCGGTTTCCGGTATCGGGAGGTTGCGCCCGGCCGGTTGCAATGTCTGGATTTGGACGAGGAGGCGCCGTTACCGCCGGACCTGCGTGCCGGCCGACGCCCGTACCGTGAGTTCAACCCCTGA